From Pan paniscus chromosome 9, NHGRI_mPanPan1-v2.0_pri, whole genome shotgun sequence, the proteins below share one genomic window:
- the LOC100993535 gene encoding peptidyl-prolyl cis-trans isomerase A-like: protein MVNPTVFFDITMDGEPLGRISFELFADKVPKTTENFRALSIGQKGFGCKSSCFHRIIPGFMYQGGDFTCHNGTGGKSIYGEKFDDENFILKHTGPGTLSMAIAGPNTKGSQLFIYTAKSEWLDGKHVVFGKVKEGMNIAEAMERFGSRNGKTSKKITIADCG, encoded by the coding sequence ATGGTCAACCCCACCGTGTTCTTCGACATCACCATGGATGGTGAGCCCCTGGGCCGCATCTCCTTCGAGCTGTTTGCAGACAAGGTTCCAAAGACAACAGAAAACTTTCGTGCTCTGAGCATTGGACAAAAAGGATTTGGTTGTAAGAGTTCCTGCTTTCACAGAATTATTCCAGGGTTTATGTATCAGGGTGGTGACTTCACATGCCATAATGGCACTGGTGGCAAGTCCATCTATGGGGAGAAATTTGATGATGAGAACTTCATCCTAAAGCATACAGGTCCTGGCACCTTGTCCATGGCAATTGCTGGACCCAACACAAAAGGTTCCCAGCTTTTCATCTACACTGCCAAGAGTGAGTGGTTGGATGGCAAGCATGTGGTCTTTGGCAAGGTGAAAGAAGGCATGAATATTGCAGAGGCCATGGAGCGCTTTGGGTCCAGGAATGGCAAGACCAGCAAGAAGATCACCATTGCTGACTGTGGATAA